Proteins encoded within one genomic window of Brassica rapa cultivar Chiifu-401-42 chromosome A09, CAAS_Brap_v3.01, whole genome shotgun sequence:
- the LOC103840147 gene encoding TNF receptor-associated factor homolog 1a translates to MSEITKEDSANPSKLYGTYTWKIGKFSEICKKEIRSNVFEIGGLQWYILFYPQGCEICNHLSVFLCAASHQKLLPGWNHFAMFTVSLMNNHPNKSKHSDTLHKFYKREHDWGWKNFIELPRLLDGFIDDSGSLIIKAQVQVIRKSVNGPFPCLDSQYRKELLRVYFKVVKQIFLRFMKEKRNKLMEDKTRWTSLCAFWLGMDQKPRRAMSREKMDVIQKLVVKHFFINKNVTSPLVMDFLFKGLNSLVLDTNKEKIILTISKQIVRLLKDDSDASEKTLKTLEDEPKKEIAFAAKELAVPIVSVDNDMFVLADDAMLLLEKAVLEPFPDERVPPNRMEVDYDEESDDEKLLTEYARHTLEVFVLDHIFCNKIEIAYKEASELKMHEELIR, encoded by the exons ATGTCTGAGATTACTAAAGAAGATTCTG CAAACCCTTCTAAATTATATGGGACATATACATGGAAGATTGGAAAATTTTCAGAAATATGTAAGAAAGAGATCCGTAGCAATGTTTTTGAAATTGGTGGCCTTCAGTG GTATATTTTATTCTATCCACAAGGGTGTGAAATATGCAACCATCTCTCTGTGTTTCTCTGTGCTGCAAGCCATCAGAAACTTCTTCCAG GTTGGAATCATTTTGCTATGTTTACGGTATCGTTGATGAATAACCATCCAAATAAATCGAAGCATTCAG ATACGTTACACAAGTTTTATAAGAGAGAGCATGATTGGGGATGGAAAAATTTTATAGAGTTACCTAGATTATTGGATGGTTTCATAGACGACTCTGGCTCTCTTATAATTAAGGCTCAAGTACAGGTCATTAG AAAGAGTGTGAATGGACCTTTTCCCTGCCTTGATAGTCAGTACAGAAAGGAACTTCTTAGGGTTTATTTTAAAGTTGTAAAGCAGATTTTTTTGAGGTTTATGAAAGAAAAACGAAACAAGTTGATGGAGGACAAGACAAGATGGACAAG CTTATGCGCATTCTGGTTAGGGATGGACCAAAAACCAAGGCGAGCGATGTCTCGAGAGAAAATGGATGTGATTCAGAAACTAGTTGTGAAGCACTTTTTCATCAACAAAAACGTTACATCCCCTTTGGTGATGGATTTCTTGTTTAAGGGGTTAAATTCTCTTGTTTTGGATACCAACAAGGAAAAAATAATACTCACAATCTCAAAACAAATTGTGAGGCTCCTCAAGGATGATTCGGATGCTTCGGAAAAAACATTGAAGACTCTTGAAGACGAGCCTAAGAAAGAGATAGCATTTGCTGCCAAAGAATTGGCAGTTCCCATTGTTAGTGTGGACAATGATATGTTTGTTTTAGCTGATGATGCGATGTTACTCCTGGAGAAAGCTGTTCTTGAGCCATTTCCAGATGAAAGGGTTCCTCCAAACCGTATGGAG gttgattatgacgaagAGAGTGATGATGAGAAGCTGTTAACTGAATATGCTAGACACACTCTGGAGGTATTTGTTCTTGATCATATCTTCTGCAACAAAATTGAAATTGCATATAAAGAAGCCAGTGAACTGAAAATGCATGAGGAGCTTATTCGTTAA